Proteins encoded in a region of the Streptomyces sp. PCS3-D2 genome:
- a CDS encoding RluA family pseudouridine synthase, with product MRRRTQAPPSPLPQQAGIDPVRLRLPPDPDRSWPDLGSYLTARYAGTRGAESMARLLAAGRVLGADGQVLCAGDPYEPGRYLWFHRDMEAEPRVPFAVGVVHRDEHLLVVDKPHFLATTPRGSHITETALARLREELALPDLSPAHRLDRLTAGLVMFSVRPEDRGAYQLLFQRREVHKEYEAVAHHDPALAFPRTVRSRIEKLRGVIAATEVPGPPNAESLIELVDVRGALGRYRLTPHTGRTHQLRVHMNSLGLPILGDPVYPEVTDPAPDDYRRPLQLLARVLAFTDPVTGAAHRFESTRTLRAWHDHPGWDTGG from the coding sequence ATGAGACGCAGAACCCAGGCACCCCCCTCGCCCCTTCCCCAGCAGGCCGGTATCGACCCGGTCAGGCTCCGGCTGCCGCCCGACCCGGACCGGAGCTGGCCGGACCTCGGCAGCTACCTCACCGCCCGCTACGCCGGCACCCGCGGCGCGGAGTCCATGGCGCGGCTGCTGGCCGCGGGCCGGGTACTGGGCGCCGACGGGCAGGTGCTGTGCGCCGGGGACCCGTACGAGCCCGGCCGCTACCTGTGGTTCCACCGCGACATGGAGGCGGAACCCAGGGTGCCGTTCGCGGTCGGCGTGGTCCACCGGGACGAGCACCTCCTCGTCGTGGACAAACCACACTTCCTGGCGACCACCCCGCGCGGCAGCCACATCACCGAGACCGCCCTGGCCAGGCTGCGCGAGGAGCTCGCCCTGCCCGACCTCAGCCCCGCGCACCGCCTGGACCGGCTCACCGCCGGTCTGGTGATGTTCAGCGTCCGCCCCGAGGACCGCGGCGCCTACCAGCTGCTCTTCCAGCGGCGCGAGGTCCACAAGGAGTACGAGGCCGTCGCGCACCACGACCCGGCGCTCGCCTTCCCGCGCACCGTCCGCAGCCGCATCGAGAAGCTCCGCGGGGTGATCGCGGCGACCGAGGTCCCCGGCCCGCCCAACGCCGAGAGCCTCATCGAGCTCGTCGACGTCCGCGGCGCCCTGGGCCGCTACCGGCTCACCCCGCACACCGGCCGCACCCACCAGCTGCGGGTGCACATGAACAGCCTGGGCCTGCCCATCCTGGGCGATCCGGTGTACCCGGAGGTGACCGACCCGGCTCCGGACGACTACCGCCGACCCCTTCAACTCCTGGCCCGGGTGCTGGCGTTCACCGACCCGGTGACCGGAGCCGCCCACCGCTTCGAGAGCACCCGCACCCTCCGGGCCTGGCACGACCACCCCGGCTGGGACACCGGCGGCTAG
- a CDS encoding serine hydrolase, with protein MRTLRALGAAGAAALLTATAATAAPSPPPAPRPQLTDAAVDAAVARLDGTVTDLMRRTGVPGVAVAVVHDDKVVHLKGFGVRRTGESATVGPDTVFQLASLSKPVSSTVVAGALADPDGWDRHASLPGFSLKDPWVTGHVTTADLFSHRSGLPDHAGDLLEDLGYDQSYILDHLRLEPLTPFRASYAYTNFGFTAAAEAVARAKGTSWQKLADDTLFKPAGMGDTSTEFSAFANAPDRAATHVEDPDGTWSPRYVRDPDAQAPAGGVSSTARDMSRWLRLQLADGTLDGKRIIPADALARTHVPAIVSNPPSTPTARTGFYGLGWNVSYDDAGRLRLSHSGAFELGANTNVTMLPLERLGIVVLTNGAPVGLADAVALDFFDFAEHGKATADWLALAGSLYAQMDAAGRSATDYAHPPAGAKPARDSAAYTGTYDNPYYGRATVTADDDGALTLALGPKPLRFPLTHYDGDTFSFVTTGENAVGRTGVTFGDGTLRVEYLDANHLGTFTRQ; from the coding sequence ATGCGTACGCTCCGCGCTCTCGGAGCGGCAGGGGCCGCGGCCCTCCTCACCGCCACGGCGGCCACGGCCGCACCGAGCCCGCCCCCCGCTCCCCGCCCTCAGCTCACGGACGCCGCCGTCGACGCGGCCGTCGCCCGCCTCGACGGCACGGTCACGGACCTGATGCGCCGCACCGGTGTCCCCGGCGTCGCGGTGGCCGTCGTCCACGACGACAAGGTCGTCCACCTCAAGGGCTTCGGCGTCCGCCGCACCGGCGAGAGCGCCACCGTCGGCCCCGACACCGTCTTCCAGCTCGCCTCGCTCTCCAAGCCCGTCTCCTCCACCGTCGTCGCCGGCGCCCTCGCCGACCCCGACGGGTGGGACCGCCACGCCTCCCTGCCCGGCTTCTCCCTGAAGGACCCTTGGGTGACCGGGCACGTCACCACCGCCGATCTGTTCTCCCACCGCAGCGGCCTGCCCGACCACGCCGGCGACCTTCTCGAAGACCTCGGCTACGACCAGTCGTACATCCTCGACCACCTGCGCCTGGAACCGCTCACCCCCTTCCGCGCGAGCTACGCCTACACCAACTTCGGCTTCACGGCCGCCGCCGAGGCGGTCGCCCGGGCCAAGGGCACCAGCTGGCAGAAGCTCGCCGACGACACCCTCTTCAAGCCCGCCGGCATGGGGGACACCAGCACCGAGTTCTCCGCCTTCGCCAACGCCCCCGACCGCGCCGCCACCCACGTCGAGGACCCCGACGGCACCTGGAGCCCCCGCTACGTACGCGACCCGGACGCCCAGGCCCCGGCCGGCGGTGTCAGCTCCACCGCCCGCGACATGTCCCGCTGGCTGCGGCTCCAGCTCGCCGACGGCACCCTGGACGGCAAGCGGATCATCCCCGCCGATGCGCTCGCCCGCACCCACGTGCCCGCGATCGTCTCGAATCCGCCCTCGACCCCCACCGCCCGCACCGGCTTCTACGGCCTCGGCTGGAACGTCTCGTACGACGACGCGGGACGACTGCGCCTGAGCCACTCCGGCGCCTTCGAACTCGGCGCGAACACCAACGTGACCATGCTCCCGCTGGAGCGGCTCGGCATCGTCGTCCTCACCAACGGCGCCCCCGTGGGCCTGGCCGACGCCGTCGCCCTGGACTTCTTCGACTTCGCCGAGCACGGCAAGGCCACCGCCGACTGGCTGGCGCTCGCCGGATCCCTGTACGCGCAGATGGACGCCGCGGGCCGGTCCGCCACCGACTACGCCCACCCGCCCGCCGGTGCGAAGCCGGCCCGCGACAGCGCCGCGTACACCGGCACCTACGACAACCCGTACTACGGCAGGGCCACCGTGACGGCAGACGACGACGGCGCCCTCACCCTCGCCCTCGGCCCGAAGCCCCTGCGGTTCCCGCTGACCCACTACGACGGCGACACCTTCAGCTTCGTGACCACGGGCGAGAACGCCGTCGGCCGTACCGGGGTGACCTTCGGGGACGGCACGCTCCGCGTCGAGTACCTCGACGCCAACCACCTGGGCACCTTCACCCGGCAGTAG
- a CDS encoding siderophore-interacting protein translates to MAEGRGRTVGTAVVVRTERLSPHMVRIVLGGEGLADFGAGEYTDHYVKLLFAPEGVTYPAPWDLERIRGDFPRAQWPRQRAYTVRNWDPAHLELTLDFVVHGDEGLAGPWAARAQPGELVRFLGPGGAYAPDPAADWHLLIGDESALPAIAAAMERMPAGADVRAFVEIDGPQDELKVATPDGITPVWLHRGDRPVGEALVEAVQALEFPSPDVHAFVHGEAGFVKDLRRHLRLERGIARERLSISGYWRLGETDEGWRAIKRDWNATVEAEQEHRAAA, encoded by the coding sequence GTGGCAGAAGGACGCGGCCGCACCGTCGGCACCGCCGTTGTCGTACGCACCGAGCGGCTTTCGCCGCACATGGTGCGGATCGTGCTGGGCGGTGAGGGGCTGGCCGACTTCGGTGCGGGCGAGTACACCGACCACTACGTGAAACTCCTTTTCGCTCCCGAGGGTGTCACTTACCCCGCGCCCTGGGACCTGGAACGCATCCGCGGCGACTTTCCGCGGGCCCAGTGGCCGCGCCAGCGCGCCTACACCGTGCGCAACTGGGACCCGGCGCACCTGGAGCTGACGCTCGACTTCGTCGTCCACGGCGACGAGGGCCTGGCCGGCCCCTGGGCGGCTCGGGCCCAGCCGGGCGAGCTCGTGCGCTTCCTCGGCCCCGGCGGCGCCTACGCCCCGGACCCGGCGGCCGACTGGCACCTCCTGATCGGCGACGAGAGCGCGCTGCCGGCGATCGCCGCGGCGATGGAGCGGATGCCCGCGGGCGCGGACGTCCGCGCCTTCGTGGAGATCGACGGCCCGCAGGACGAGCTGAAGGTGGCCACCCCCGACGGCATCACCCCGGTCTGGCTCCACCGCGGTGACCGCCCGGTCGGCGAGGCCCTGGTCGAGGCCGTCCAGGCGCTGGAGTTCCCCTCCCCGGACGTCCACGCCTTCGTCCACGGCGAGGCCGGCTTCGTCAAGGACCTGCGCCGCCACCTCCGCCTGGAGCGCGGCATCGCACGCGAACGCCTGTCGATCTCGGGCTACTGGCGCCTGGGCGAGACGGACGAGGGCTGGCGCGCGATCAAGCGCGACTGGAACGCCACGGTCGAAGCCGAACAGGAACACCGCGCGGCGGCCTGA
- a CDS encoding 5'-3' exonuclease has product MLLDTASLYYRAYFGVPDSVKAPDGTPVNAVRGLLDFIARLVQDHQPDDLVACMDADWRPHWRVELIPSYKAHRVAVETATGPDVEETPDTLAPQVPIIEAALDAFGIARVGVAGYEADDVIGTLTARATGPVDIVTGDRDLYQLVDDARQRRVLYPLKGVGTLQLTDEAWLREKYGVDGPGYADLALLRGDPSDGLPGVPGIGEKTAAKLLDAYGDLAGIIAAVDDPKSKLTPAQRRRLDESRPYLAVAPKVVKVASDVPLPQFDAALPAVPAQPELVDALAHRWGLGGAVSRLGGALRR; this is encoded by the coding sequence ATGCTCCTGGACACCGCCTCCCTCTACTACCGCGCCTACTTCGGCGTACCGGACTCCGTGAAGGCCCCCGACGGCACCCCGGTCAACGCCGTGCGCGGGCTCCTCGACTTCATCGCCCGGCTGGTCCAGGACCACCAGCCGGACGACCTGGTGGCGTGCATGGACGCGGACTGGCGGCCGCACTGGCGGGTGGAGCTGATCCCCTCGTACAAAGCCCACCGCGTCGCCGTCGAGACCGCGACGGGCCCCGACGTGGAGGAGACTCCGGACACGCTCGCCCCGCAGGTGCCGATCATCGAAGCGGCGCTGGACGCCTTCGGCATCGCCCGGGTCGGCGTCGCCGGGTACGAGGCGGACGACGTGATCGGGACGCTCACCGCCCGCGCGACGGGACCGGTCGACATCGTCACGGGCGACCGGGACCTGTACCAGCTCGTGGACGACGCCCGGCAGCGGCGGGTGCTGTACCCGCTCAAGGGAGTGGGCACCCTACAGCTGACGGACGAGGCGTGGCTGCGGGAGAAGTACGGGGTGGACGGCCCCGGTTACGCGGACCTCGCCCTGCTGCGCGGCGACCCGAGCGACGGTCTGCCCGGCGTCCCCGGCATCGGCGAGAAGACGGCGGCGAAACTGCTCGACGCCTACGGCGACCTGGCCGGGATCATCGCGGCGGTCGACGACCCGAAGTCGAAGCTGACGCCCGCCCAGCGCAGGCGGCTGGACGAGTCCCGGCCGTACCTGGCGGTGGCACCGAAGGTGGTCAAGGTGGCCTCCGACGTGCCGCTTCCGCAGTTCGACGCCGCACTTCCGGCCGTCCCGGCGCAGCCCGAGCTGGTCGACGCACTAGCCCATCGGTGGGGATTGGGCGGTGCTGTGTCCCGCCTGGGCGGCGCCCTGCGCCGCTGA
- a CDS encoding helix-turn-helix domain-containing protein produces the protein MNDRDGTDGPSGTLDDRDDKSKDKDGKEPLRVGVAVRKRRRALHLTLAAVSARSGLSVPFLSQIENERARPSMRSLERVADALETTAVELLAASDTARTVDLVRAGDESGLTPVPGVRPLVRGHHQLHAMEFTGDQDAGREYQHRNDELMYVVEGACQVEAEGRAYRLESGDALFLSGGVRHRWRAVTEDTRILVVAVGEHIHATSEPPSPGR, from the coding sequence ATGAACGACAGGGACGGCACGGACGGCCCGAGCGGCACGCTGGACGACAGGGACGACAAGAGCAAGGACAAGGACGGCAAGGAACCGCTGCGGGTGGGTGTGGCCGTGCGCAAGCGCCGCCGCGCGCTCCACCTCACGCTGGCCGCCGTGTCGGCGCGAAGCGGCCTGTCGGTGCCCTTCCTGAGTCAGATAGAGAACGAGCGCGCCCGGCCCAGCATGCGGTCCCTGGAGCGTGTCGCCGACGCGCTGGAGACCACGGCCGTGGAGCTGCTCGCCGCCTCCGACACCGCGCGCACCGTGGACCTCGTACGGGCCGGGGACGAGTCCGGGCTCACCCCGGTCCCGGGGGTACGGCCCCTCGTACGCGGGCATCACCAGCTGCACGCCATGGAGTTCACCGGGGACCAGGACGCCGGGCGCGAGTACCAGCACCGCAACGACGAGCTGATGTACGTGGTCGAGGGTGCTTGCCAGGTGGAGGCCGAAGGGCGGGCGTACCGGCTGGAGAGCGGGGACGCGTTGTTCCTGTCCGGCGGTGTGCGCCACCGCTGGCGGGCCGTCACCGAGGACACCCGGATCCTGGTCGTCGCCGTGGGGGAGCACATCCACGCGACGTCCGAGCCCCCGTCTCCCGGCCGGTGA